In Acinetobacter wanghuae, the sequence AGCATTCGTTCCAAATTGTTGTGGACTATACGCTTGATCACTTGCAATAGAGAGATCAAATTTAACAGCAGTATTTTCTTTATTTAAAACTGCTTTAACAGAATCAATGACTTTTTGCTGTGTATTATTCAAAACTTTTGCGTGATTTAAAGCACGTTCAATCTCATCGCCACTTAAGGGCCAAGTCGATGTACTGATTTGAATCACACCTTGTTGATTCAGCCAATTTAGATCCGTACGTAACTCTTCATTATTTAATACAATACCTTGTGCCATGACAGGAACAGTAATGATTGATAAAATCAAGCTCGATAAAATTTTCAATTTCTATTCCTATATATGTAAATAATTTAAATGTTACAAAAAATTGAAATCACTTTTTAAGATAATTATTGAATGACAAGATTTTAATGTAATAAATATTTTAAGGTATCATTTACAACAAAGTTAATACTTAAAATAGTAAATACATAATTTTAAGATTCAACATCAGCCAAATACCCTTTTGGATTTTTCTTCTGCCAATTCCAACTATCAGCCAGCATATCTTCCAGACCAAATTTTGGTGTCCAACCCAACTCAGAAACCGCAAGTGCATTATCTGCAAATGTCGTCGCCACATCACCTTCACGACGAGGGGCGAATTCAAATGGAATTTCAATCCCATTAACTTGTTCAAAGGTATTTTTAATCTGTAGTACAGAACAACCATTGCCTGTACCAACATTCCAAACACGGCAACCTTGAGCATTTAAGCGATTCTTCAATGCGCATAAATGTGCATTAGCTAAATCAACCACATGAATATAATCACGCACCCCTGTACCATCAACAGTATCATAATCATTGCCAAAAATAGATAATTTTTCGCGACGACCCACTGCAACTTGCGTGACATAAGGCATTAAGTTATTTGGAATACCTTGCGGATCTTCCCCAATTTGACCGCTTTTATGTGCGCCAACAGGGTTAAAATAGCGTAATAAGGCAATTGACCAACGCTCATCAGCAACCGATAATTTCTGTAATAATTGTTCTACAATGAGTTTGGTGTAACCATAGTTATTACTTGGCATACCTGTTGGCATTTCTTCATTTAGTGGTGATACATTAGCTTCATCATAAACCGTTGCAGAAGAGCTAAAGACCAAATTAAATACGTTGGCACGTTCCATTGCTTTGACTAAGCTGATCGAGCCTGAAATATTATTTTCAAAATACTTAAGCGGAATTTGCTGACTTTCACCTACGGCTTTTAAGCCAGCAAAGTGAATTACGGCATCAATCTGATGGGTCTGAAACACTCGATCAAGCGCATTTGAATCAAGAATATCACCTTCGATAAAATCTAAAGATTTTGAAGTTAAAGTTTGAACACGATTTAAAGACTCTTTCGAACTATTCGATAAATTATCCAATACAACGACTTCATGTCCTGCACTAAGTAGTTCAACACACGTATGTGAACCAATATAGCCTGCTCCACCGGTGACTAAAATTTTAGACATGATCTTTTCCCATCAAAATTTGGATTAATCCTTGTGTCGATGCATCAAGTTTAGATAAATCGGTTTGTTCAGCATTTAAAATTGGCAGCAATTGGTTGGCAATTTCCTTACCTTTTTCAACGCCCCATTGATCAAATGGATTAATATTCCAAAGCACAGATTGAACAAATACTTTATGTTCATAAAGTGCAATCAGCATACCTAAGCTATACGGATTCAACTCTTCAAGTAATATCGTGGTACTTGGTTGATTCCCTTCATATTGCTTATAGCGTGGCAAATCTTTGATTTCTTCTTGATCAAGTACTTGATTGCCAAATGCCAATAAGCGAGATTGTGCCAAACAATTCGACAGTGCTAAATGATGCTGCTGAATTAATGCATCGGCATTGTCAACATAGGTAAATTGCTGTGCGTTGTAACGCTGAATCGGTGCAATAAAATCACTGCTTACGGCTTGTGAACCTTGATGCAACAATTGATAAAAAGCATGTTGTGCATTTGGACCAACTTCGCCCCAAATAATCGGGCAAGTCGTCCATTCAACTTTTTCGCCATTGCGCTGAATCGATTTCCCATTCGATTCCATTTCAAGCTGCTGTAAATATGGAGCAAAATATTTTAAACGCCCGTCATAGGGTAAAACTGCATGGGTCTGAATGTCTAAAAAATTGCTATTCCAAGCACTAAGTAACCCCATGAGTACAGGGATATTTTGCTCAAAAGGTTCGGTTTGGAAATGCTCATCTACTACGTGCGCACCTGCAAGTAAATGTTTAAAACCATCTACCCCAATCGTCAATGCAATGGGCAACCCGATACATGACCAGAGTGAATAACGTCCACCGACCCAATCCCAAAGTAAAAGTTGCTTCTCTGAATGAATGCCCCACTCTGTCATTTTTTCAGGTTTGGTCGACACACCCACAAAGTGATGTTTTAGCATTTGAGCCGATTGACCTAAAGATTTTTCTAGCCACAGTCGTGCTGTTTGCGCATTCGATAAGGTATCGATCGTACCAAATGACTTGGATGAAATAATAAAAAGCGTCGTTTCAGGACGCAGCTTATGTAATATTTCAGAGAGCTGACTACCATCAATAGTTGATACAAAGTGAACGTTTAAAGGCTTGACTGTTTTTTGCTTAAAATCAGATAAAGCTTGGGTAACCATGAGCGGCCCAAGGTCCGAGCCACCTACACCGATATTCACAACATCCTGAATCACTTCACCTGTCACACCGCGACATTGCCCATCATGGATTTGTTCAACAAGTTGGTACATGCGTTCCAATTGTTCATGAACGAAGCCTGCTGTTTGCTGATGTTTTTGGGTATTTTTAGGTAACCGCAAAGCCCAATGCATGGCAGCACGCTGCTCAGTATAGTTGATTGCTTCCGTTGAAAATAAGCGTTTGATCCAAGGCTGAAGTTCAGCAACGTGTGCCCATTGAATCAAATGTTTGAGGACTGTGCTATCAACACGCTGCTTACTATAATCGAAAACTAAAGGTGCAAGCTTAACGCTTAAAGTCTCAAAGCGATTATCATGCGCTTTAAAAAACTCTTTCAGGTGTTTGGGTTTGATTCGATTTTTTAATTCTTCTAATTTAAATAAAACCGTATCCATATCTTCCACTGCGTAAGGATGCATTTTTGCCACCATTAGCGTCCTACCCCTATATAAGCGAAACCTTGTGATTTAACATATTCAGGATCATAAATATTACGCCCATCCAAGATTAATGGATGCTGCATAATTTTCAATAAATCTTTGTAATTTGGACTCCAATACTGCTTCCATGCGGTTAACAAGCATAACGCATGAGCACCTTGAGCCGCTTCATATTGATTGGTACAGTAAACCAAATCATCACGATGACCATATACTTTTTCAATTTCAGCCAGCGCCTGTGGATCATGTAGACGTACAGTGACACCTTGTGCCCAAAATGCTTTAAGCATGATATGTACAGGGGATTGTTGGATACGTGAGGTATTTTCTTTAAAAGAAGCACCCCAAATGGCGACTGTTTTACCTTCTAAATCGCCATGGTAATAATTCCAAAGCTTTCTAAATAACAGTTCTTTTTGTTGCTCATTAATGTCCCAAACTTGCGCGAGCAATTGGCTCTTCGCACCCGCTCCTGAAACAGTATTCGCAAGTGTTAAAATATCATGCGAGAAATTTTCACCGCCAAAACCTGCACCCGGATATAAATACGAACTACCAATACGACTATCCGCCGCCATACCCTGACGGACATATTCAATATCAATACCGAGTTTTTCAGCGACAACGGCTAAATCATTAATATAACTAATGCGTGTTGCCAACATCCCTGAGATACTGAGCTTAGTAAACTCGGCATCTAATATGGGCATAAATAAATATTGTTGCTCACGTGAAAATAAGGGACGTAATAATTCTTTTAGTAGCACTTGTGCACTACTTTTTTCACACCCGACAATCAGTTGTTCCGCCTGAATAAAACTCGTAAGTGCATTACCTTCCTGAATAATATCAGGCAAATATACCCACTCATCTTGCGGCAGATATTGTTTTAATTGTTCTGTGCCATGTAAACCCAGTGTCGAGGCATTAATCATGAGTTTAGGATGGATAATCGTCCGTTGACCAATTTCTTTGATCAACTCAATACCTAAATCGACTTCAGTCGGATTAAAACTAAAAATATAGCTATCAATATCTAAAGGAATATCTTGAAGGGTACAGTACTGTAGAAACTCATTTTGCTCTTGTTTAACTAATAAGTTCTTGACCGCTTCATCCTGAGCAAAGACATGTTCTGATGTATTTTTTAAAAATACATCACACCAATACACTTGATGACCGTATTCAGCCAATACACCTGCCAATACACCTGAATAAAGTGTTCTACCAAATACTGCAACCTTCATATAATGACCTATTAAAGTGCCAGTTCTTTAATCATAGCTTTAAATTCTGTACCTAATTTTGGATGATCAACCCCGTAGTATAATACTGCTTTTAAGTAACCAAGCTTACTACCACAGTCAAAGGTTTGACCTTTCATACGGTAAGCCTCTACCACATCAGTCTGTTGCAGCATCGCAATTGCATCTGTAAGTTGAATTTCATTGCCTGCACCTTTAGGGGTTTGCTCCAAAAGCTGCATAATTTTAGCGGGTAGAATATAACGACCAACCACTGACAAATTAGAAGGTGCTTTATCCACTGCTGGCTTTTCTACAATCCCTTGCATTTGAATACTTTCACCTTCCGCAGGCGATTTAGCAACATCAACAATACCGTATTGATCGACTAGATGATTTGGTACAGCTTCCACCATAATTTGTGATGCTTGTGATGCTTCAAAACGTTTAATCATCAGACTTAAATCATTTTCTCCATCTGAATCTTTCACCAATACATCAGGCAGTAATACAGCAAAATCGTCTGTACCTACAACAGCTTTAGCACATAACACTGCATGCCCTAAACCAAGTGGTTGCGGTTGACGCACACTAATCACTTTGACATGCGAGGGTAAAATTTCTGTGATTTCTTTGAGCAGGTCAAATTTCTTTTTATTTTCTAAAGTCGTTTCTAGCTCAAAGTTACGGTCAAAGTAGTTTTCAATAGACGCTTTTGAAGAATGGGTCACTAAAATAATTTCTTCGATACCTGCAGCAACTGCTTCACGTACCACGTACTCAATGGCTGGACGGTCAACAACAGTGACCATTTCTTTAGGAATGGATTTACTTGCTGGTAAAAAACGTGTGCCTAGTCCTGCGACAGGTAAAATTGCTTTTTTGATCATCTTGCCTTAGCCCAATATAAGTTCTTTACACTTGAACATACTATGTTTGAAAAATAGAACACATAAAATGATATTTACAAATCAAAAAGATATATATTCAAAATATCTAGATGAAAATCTTACCAAATTTGCTACAATATGGCTATCAAATAAATTTTGAGCTTGGTGAGGTACAATAAAATGACGGAAATAAAACTTAATAATAAAATTCCGCGAATATCTAAACGATTATTTGACATTATTTTTTCAATTTCATGTTTAATTATATTATCCCCATTACTTGTTACTTTGTATTTCATTGTTATTCGGGATGGCGGACCCGCTTTTTACGGACATGAACGAGTAGGACGTAACGGTAAGAAGTTTAAATGCCTTAAATTTAGATCTATGTCTGTCAACTCCCAAGAACTACTAAATGAATTACTTATGAATAATCCTTCCGCTCGCAAAGAGTGGGAAACGACCTTTAAATTAAAACAAGACCCGCGTGTTACACCTATTGGAGAATTCTTAAGAAAAACAAGCTTGGATGAGTTGCCGCAACTAGTTAATATACTTAAAGGCGAAATGAGTACTGTAGGCCCTAGACCTGTTACGCAGCAAGAATTACCCATGTATGACCAATTCATTCACTATTATTTGAGCAGTAAACCAGGTTTAACAGGCCTTTGGCAAGTTAGCGGACGTAGTGATGTTGATTATAATACACGTGTCAAATTAGATACAGATTATGTAATGTATTGGTCATTTATTAAAGACATTATTATTATTTTAAAAACGGTAAAAGTTGTATTTAAAAAAGATGGGGCTTATTAATGATTAGTAAATTTAATTTTGAGGTAGAAAAATGATTCCAGTAATATTATCAGGAGGTTCGGGTACACGTCTTTGGCCTTTATCACGTTCAAGCTACCCTAAGCAATTTCTGCCTATAACAGAAGATAAAACCCTATTTCAACTCACATTAGATCGAATCTCAAATTTAAATCAATCTCTTATTAATTTTCAAAACCCTATCATTGTTACCAATGAGGGACACCGCTTTATTGTAGCTGAACAACTTCGCCAGCAACAGGTGAATGCCAAAATTCTACTTGAACCTGTTGCTAGAAATACAGCACCAGCCATAGCAGCCGCTGCTGAACTTGCTCTATCTTATGGTGAAGACCCTGTATTACTTATTCTTGCTGCTGACCACATCATTGAAGATCAAGAAGCTTTCAACAAGTCTGTTGAAGTCGGGCTCCAAGCTGCTGAGGCTGGTCAATTGGTAACATTTGGTGTTGTACCCACCTCTCCTGAAACTGGTTATGGTTATATTAAAGCTCAAGATATAAATACATTCGAACTAGAAATTCAAACATATGCCATTGAGAAATTTATTGAAAAACCAAATTTAGCAACAGCACAGGAGTATATTAAGGAAGGGTCATATCTCTGGAATAGCGGGATGTTTATGTTTAAAGCATCTGTATATCTAGAGGAATTAGAAAAATATAATCCAGCTATTGTTGAAAATGCAAAAGCTTCTATTCAATATAGTAAAAATGATTTAGATTTCGTCCGGTTGGATAAAGAGCATTTCGAACAATCACCAGAGGATTCAATTGACTATGCCGTTATGGAGCATACTACTAAGGCTGTAGTTGTGCCATTATCTGCTCATTGGAATGATGTTGGTGCTTGGAAAAGTGTGTGGGAAGTAAGCAATAAAGATATAAATGGTAATGTACTACGTGGTGATACCATAGCTGAAGGCACAACTAATTCACTTGTATATGCAGAACATCGTTTAGTGAGTGTTTTAGGTCTTGAAAATGTAGTGGTGATCGAAACTTCAGATGCAGTTTTGGTTGCCAATAAAAATAAAGTTCAAGACATAAAAAAAATCGTTGAAAAGTTAAAACAATCTAAACGCCCTGAGGTAGATACTCATCGTAAAATGTACCGCCCATGGGGAAGTTATGATTCGATTGACAGTGGCAGCCGTTATCAGGTGAAGTGCATTGTGGTGAATCCAGGACAAAAGCTTTCTTTACAAATGCATCATCACCGTGCAGAACATTGGATTGTGGTGAATGGCACAGCCAAAGTGCGTAAAGGTAATGAAACGGTTCTACTCACTGAAAACCAGTCTATTTATATTCCTCTCGGTGAAATCCATGCCTTAGAAAACCCAGGTAAAGTACCACTCGAACTCATTGAAGTTCAATCAGGTTCTTACCTAGATGAAGATGATATTATTCGTTTCGAAGACGTATACGGTCGAGTATAATTTAGTTTTATATAATCTGGGCAAGTCATCTTGCTCAGATTAAAAGTATTGGAATATAGATATATATGTCTAAGGTAATAAATACAGCAGTAGTAGCAGATTGGCTTGTTACCTATGCCGGAGCAGAACGCGTACTTTGCGAAATGCTTAAGACAGTGCCTCATGCTGATCTTTTTGCTGTTATTGATTTTATAGATGAAACTACTAGAAAGAAATACTTTCAAGGTAAGCTCGCACAAACGACATTTATCCAACATCTTCCATTTGCACAAAAAAAGTATCGTAATTATTTACCGTTTATGCCGTATGCAATTGAGCAATTAGATGTATCAAAATATGATGTTGTTATATCCAGTAGCCATGCAGTAGCAAAAGGAATTTTAACTGGACCAGATCAATTACATATTAGCTATGTTCACTCTCCTATTCGCTATGCTTGGGATTTACAACATCAATATTTAAATGAACTAAATCTAAATAAAGGACTCAAAAGCTTAATTATACGTTGGCTATTACATAAAATTAGAATGTGGGATTATAGAACATCTAATGGTGTAGATCATTTTGTTGCGAATTCAAAATTTATCGCAAGAAGAATTAAAAAAGTATACGGCCGTGAAGCAGATATAATTTATCCGCCTGTCAATACTGATATTTTCCAACCAAAAGATAATAAGGATAATTATTATGTGACTGCTTCACGTATGGTACCCTACAAAAAAATCGACCTAATTGTCGAATCTTTTAGTCATATGAAAGATAAAAAACTTGTTGTTATTGGTGATGGTCCTGATATGGAAAAAATTAAGGCCAAAGCCTCAAGTAATATTGAAATTTTAGGATATCAAAACAATGATGTAATGCAAGAATATATGCGCAATGCAAAAGCATTTGTATTTGCTGCAGAAGAAGATTTTGGTATTACACCTGTTGAAGCACAAGCATGCGGTACTCCAATTATCGCATTCGGCAAAGGTGGTGCCTTAGAAACTGTAGTTGGAAAAAATGCTGAAAATCCAACTGGAGTTTTTTTTGAAGAACAAAAAATCGATTCTCTTATAAAAGCGATTAGTTCATTTGAAAGAGAACAGCACATATATACACCTGAAAACTGTAGATTAAATGCCTTAAAATTTTCTACGGATAGATTCAATCAAGAATTTTCAAAATACATTGAAGACAAATGGAATTTATTCCAAATATCTAATAATTAGTTTAAAATCCATCGATATTTTTCGCTTACCATCTTCTATTCAAAGGTTTATTATGAATAAACAAAATCGTAAAATAATTTTTGACACAAGATGGTTTGGTGAACATGGAATTGGTAGGTTTGCAAAAGAAGTATATGACAAAGATATATTTAAGCCTATTAAATTAACAGGAAATCCTATCAGTATATTTGACGTATTAAAACTGACATTATATTTATTATTTCATCATGATTTTTTCTACTCCCCAGGCTTTAATGCACCTTTCTTTTTTCTAAAGCGAACAGCAATTACTCTGCATGATTTGAACCATATAGATCTGGATGCAAATAGTTCTTTTTTAAAAAGGTTATACTATAATTTAGTTTTAAAGCGTGCTTGTAAAAAATGTGCATTCATTGTGACTGTCTCAGAATTTTCTAAAAAAAGGATTGTAGAATGGAGTGGAATAAATCCAGATAAAGTAAAAGTCGTTTATAATGGAGTCTCTGATGCATTTCATGCAAACGTAAAACCCTATGAACCAGGTTTTCCATACATTTTTATCGTTGGAAATCGAAAACTTCATAAAAATGAAGATAGAGCTATGCGTGCATTTGCACAAGCAGATATAGATAAGGATATTAAATTAGTATTTTCGGGTGATCCATCAGATCAATTACTACAAACTGCAAATGAATTAAGTATTACCGAACGTATTATTTTTTTAGGTCGATTAACTGAAGAGCAACTTGCTAGCACATATAAGGGGGCTATTTGTTTGTTATTCCCATCTCTATATGAAGGATTCGGACTACCAGTTATAGAATCTATGGCATGTGGAACACCTGTAATTACTTCAAATACAACTTCACTAGTTGAAGTCGCTGGTCAAGCTACTGAATTAATAGATCCCAAAAACGTAAATAATATATCACAAAGTATTAATAGGCTATACTCTGACAAACAATTACAACAAAAAAATATCAACTTAGGATATATTAATATAAAAAAATATTGTTGGCAGTCTAGTAAAAAAAGATTAAAGAAAATTTTGCAAGAAATATTTATTAATAGAATGGAAAGATGAAGTAAATAATTTTAAAATTAACATCTTTCCATTTTAGCTTTATATTATATCAATCCATTTTTTCATTATATAATCTTTTCTGAAGCTATTTAAGTTAAAACTAAATTGAATAATATTATTTTTATAATCTGAAATTATTTTTACCAATCCACTAATATCATCAAAAATAAAGTCTTCATTATCAATTAATAGTTCTGGCATTCCACCAACACGTTTAACAGCGACTGGAACATTTCTACTTAAAGCTTCAATTACCACTCTACCGAATGGCTCTTCCCATTTAGAAGGCACTATAAGCAAATCTATACCATCGATAAATTCAAATGCATTTTGAAGACCAGAAAAGAAAAAATTAGACTGAATATTAGAATAATTTTGATGCAAATACTTAATATATTCACTATCTCCTTTGCCAGCTATAAATAATAAGTTATTTTTATCATTTAATTTTTGCATACTCTCAAGAATCATATCAATGCCTTTAGTAGGATGAATTCTACCTAAATAACCGATTTTAAATTCATTAGAAGGACTCTTTTCTCTCTCAACTTCTTCATCAAAACATATATTATGAATAACAGAATTTTGAGCATTTTTAAAATACCCAAACTGTAAATGCTTATTTAGAATAAAATTGCTAATTCCAACCACATGATCAACATAATAAGAATTAAATTTTTTGTTTAAGGTAATTAAAGAACAATTTAAACATCTATTTAGACAATTAGAATTATTTTTAAACATATTAGCATTAGTACACAGTAATGAATAACTTCTTAGAATATGAATTACTTTACAATTATTTTTCTTTGAAATTTTCCACAATATACTAGATATATCTTCAATAGTACTACTAACTACAGTGTCAGGATTATATTTTTTAATGATTTCATCAAGTATTGAAGCTATAAATATATTATTTGCATCAATGGTATGCCAAATAATCTTTTTTATAAGCGAATTACTAGACTCATAAGACCAATAAATA encodes:
- the galU gene encoding UTP--glucose-1-phosphate uridylyltransferase GalU; this encodes MIKKAILPVAGLGTRFLPASKSIPKEMVTVVDRPAIEYVVREAVAAGIEEIILVTHSSKASIENYFDRNFELETTLENKKKFDLLKEITEILPSHVKVISVRQPQPLGLGHAVLCAKAVVGTDDFAVLLPDVLVKDSDGENDLSLMIKRFEASQASQIMVEAVPNHLVDQYGIVDVAKSPAEGESIQMQGIVEKPAVDKAPSNLSVVGRYILPAKIMQLLEQTPKGAGNEIQLTDAIAMLQQTDVVEAYRMKGQTFDCGSKLGYLKAVLYYGVDHPKLGTEFKAMIKELAL
- a CDS encoding glycosyltransferase, producing the protein MKKVLIFCRSYYPHISGGGEISTQALAENLVSLGYEVKVITISSSYCKEVINNVFVERLKFKNIYWSYESSNSLIKKIIWHTIDANNIFIASILDEIIKKYNPDTVVSSTIEDISSILWKISKKNNCKVIHILRSYSLLCTNANMFKNNSNCLNRCLNCSLITLNKKFNSYYVDHVVGISNFILNKHLQFGYFKNAQNSVIHNICFDEEVEREKSPSNEFKIGYLGRIHPTKGIDMILESMQKLNDKNNLLFIAGKGDSEYIKYLHQNYSNIQSNFFFSGLQNAFEFIDGIDLLIVPSKWEEPFGRVVIEALSRNVPVAVKRVGGMPELLIDNEDFIFDDISGLVKIISDYKNNIIQFSFNLNSFRKDYIMKKWIDII
- a CDS encoding glycosyltransferase family 4 protein, giving the protein MNKQNRKIIFDTRWFGEHGIGRFAKEVYDKDIFKPIKLTGNPISIFDVLKLTLYLLFHHDFFYSPGFNAPFFFLKRTAITLHDLNHIDLDANSSFLKRLYYNLVLKRACKKCAFIVTVSEFSKKRIVEWSGINPDKVKVVYNGVSDAFHANVKPYEPGFPYIFIVGNRKLHKNEDRAMRAFAQADIDKDIKLVFSGDPSDQLLQTANELSITERIIFLGRLTEEQLASTYKGAICLLFPSLYEGFGLPVIESMACGTPVITSNTTSLVEVAGQATELIDPKNVNNISQSINRLYSDKQLQQKNINLGYINIKKYCWQSSKKRLKKILQEIFINRMER
- a CDS encoding glycosyltransferase family 4 protein, whose protein sequence is MSKVINTAVVADWLVTYAGAERVLCEMLKTVPHADLFAVIDFIDETTRKKYFQGKLAQTTFIQHLPFAQKKYRNYLPFMPYAIEQLDVSKYDVVISSSHAVAKGILTGPDQLHISYVHSPIRYAWDLQHQYLNELNLNKGLKSLIIRWLLHKIRMWDYRTSNGVDHFVANSKFIARRIKKVYGREADIIYPPVNTDIFQPKDNKDNYYVTASRMVPYKKIDLIVESFSHMKDKKLVVIGDGPDMEKIKAKASSNIEILGYQNNDVMQEYMRNAKAFVFAAEEDFGITPVEAQACGTPIIAFGKGGALETVVGKNAENPTGVFFEEQKIDSLIKAISSFEREQHIYTPENCRLNALKFSTDRFNQEFSKYIEDKWNLFQISNN
- a CDS encoding mannose-1-phosphate guanylyltransferase/mannose-6-phosphate isomerase translates to MIPVILSGGSGTRLWPLSRSSYPKQFLPITEDKTLFQLTLDRISNLNQSLINFQNPIIVTNEGHRFIVAEQLRQQQVNAKILLEPVARNTAPAIAAAAELALSYGEDPVLLILAADHIIEDQEAFNKSVEVGLQAAEAGQLVTFGVVPTSPETGYGYIKAQDINTFELEIQTYAIEKFIEKPNLATAQEYIKEGSYLWNSGMFMFKASVYLEELEKYNPAIVENAKASIQYSKNDLDFVRLDKEHFEQSPEDSIDYAVMEHTTKAVVVPLSAHWNDVGAWKSVWEVSNKDINGNVLRGDTIAEGTTNSLVYAEHRLVSVLGLENVVVIETSDAVLVANKNKVQDIKKIVEKLKQSKRPEVDTHRKMYRPWGSYDSIDSGSRYQVKCIVVNPGQKLSLQMHHHRAEHWIVVNGTAKVRKGNETVLLTENQSIYIPLGEIHALENPGKVPLELIEVQSGSYLDEDDIIRFEDVYGRV
- a CDS encoding nucleotide sugar dehydrogenase → MKVAVFGRTLYSGVLAGVLAEYGHQVYWCDVFLKNTSEHVFAQDEAVKNLLVKQEQNEFLQYCTLQDIPLDIDSYIFSFNPTEVDLGIELIKEIGQRTIIHPKLMINASTLGLHGTEQLKQYLPQDEWVYLPDIIQEGNALTSFIQAEQLIVGCEKSSAQVLLKELLRPLFSREQQYLFMPILDAEFTKLSISGMLATRISYINDLAVVAEKLGIDIEYVRQGMAADSRIGSSYLYPGAGFGGENFSHDILTLANTVSGAGAKSQLLAQVWDINEQQKELLFRKLWNYYHGDLEGKTVAIWGASFKENTSRIQQSPVHIMLKAFWAQGVTVRLHDPQALAEIEKVYGHRDDLVYCTNQYEAAQGAHALCLLTAWKQYWSPNYKDLLKIMQHPLILDGRNIYDPEYVKSQGFAYIGVGR
- a CDS encoding sugar transferase; its protein translation is MTEIKLNNKIPRISKRLFDIIFSISCLIILSPLLVTLYFIVIRDGGPAFYGHERVGRNGKKFKCLKFRSMSVNSQELLNELLMNNPSARKEWETTFKLKQDPRVTPIGEFLRKTSLDELPQLVNILKGEMSTVGPRPVTQQELPMYDQFIHYYLSSKPGLTGLWQVSGRSDVDYNTRVKLDTDYVMYWSFIKDIIIILKTVKVVFKKDGAY
- the pgi gene encoding glucose-6-phosphate isomerase, which gives rise to MHPYAVEDMDTVLFKLEELKNRIKPKHLKEFFKAHDNRFETLSVKLAPLVFDYSKQRVDSTVLKHLIQWAHVAELQPWIKRLFSTEAINYTEQRAAMHWALRLPKNTQKHQQTAGFVHEQLERMYQLVEQIHDGQCRGVTGEVIQDVVNIGVGGSDLGPLMVTQALSDFKQKTVKPLNVHFVSTIDGSQLSEILHKLRPETTLFIISSKSFGTIDTLSNAQTARLWLEKSLGQSAQMLKHHFVGVSTKPEKMTEWGIHSEKQLLLWDWVGGRYSLWSCIGLPIALTIGVDGFKHLLAGAHVVDEHFQTEPFEQNIPVLMGLLSAWNSNFLDIQTHAVLPYDGRLKYFAPYLQQLEMESNGKSIQRNGEKVEWTTCPIIWGEVGPNAQHAFYQLLHQGSQAVSSDFIAPIQRYNAQQFTYVDNADALIQQHHLALSNCLAQSRLLAFGNQVLDQEEIKDLPRYKQYEGNQPSTTILLEELNPYSLGMLIALYEHKVFVQSVLWNINPFDQWGVEKGKEIANQLLPILNAEQTDLSKLDASTQGLIQILMGKDHV
- the galE gene encoding UDP-glucose 4-epimerase GalE, with translation MSKILVTGGAGYIGSHTCVELLSAGHEVVVLDNLSNSSKESLNRVQTLTSKSLDFIEGDILDSNALDRVFQTHQIDAVIHFAGLKAVGESQQIPLKYFENNISGSISLVKAMERANVFNLVFSSSATVYDEANVSPLNEEMPTGMPSNNYGYTKLIVEQLLQKLSVADERWSIALLRYFNPVGAHKSGQIGEDPQGIPNNLMPYVTQVAVGRREKLSIFGNDYDTVDGTGVRDYIHVVDLANAHLCALKNRLNAQGCRVWNVGTGNGCSVLQIKNTFEQVNGIEIPFEFAPRREGDVATTFADNALAVSELGWTPKFGLEDMLADSWNWQKKNPKGYLADVES